The Saprospiraceae bacterium genomic interval AATGCGGTAGAACCAATCCAAAGAAATCCATCTCGATCAATTAATATTACCGATAAATTACTAGTATTAAGACCGTGTTCTAGCCCAAGTATGTTATAATTTGAAAAAATAGACTGGCTGTGGCCAACTTTAATGAATATGGTAAATATAATTAAACCAAAAATATATTTGATAATACTCATCCAAATTTAAATGAAATTTTTTTGCGAAGATAGAAAATGGAAATTGAACTTGATGTAATTAATATTTAGTTCCTGTGTGTGAATTTAAAAAAGGAGAAAGCCACGCGAAGTGGCTTTCGATGTGAGCAAGGAGAAAGCCACACGAAGTGGCTTTCGACGCAGCGAACTGAAAAATCAAGCGAGCTCCGCCGAGCTTGATTTTGAGGCTTACGTGAAGTCTATTCTATCAAAACAAATCCTGCCCGAATCCGGCATGTGTGTGGGTGTGGGTGTGAGCAAGGAGAAAGCCACACGAAGTGGCTTTCGACGCAGCGAACTGAAAAATCAAGCGAGCTCCGCCGAGCTTGATTTTGAGGCTTACGTGAAGTCTATTCTATCAAAACAAATCCTGCCCGAATCCGGCATGTGTGTGGGTGTGGGTGTGAGCAAGGAGAAAGCCACACGAAGTGGCTTTCGACGCAGCGAACTGACCCCATCAGTACTGATGGGGCAAGCGAGCTCCCGCCGAGCTTGATTTTGAGGCTTACGTAAAGTCTATCCGATAATAACAAACCCCACCCGAATTCAGCCCCATCAGTACTGATGGATCAAGCGAGCTCCGCCGAGCTTGAATATGAGGCTATCGCTATCTGATAATCACCTTTATAATAATTACTATTTGCAATATTTGATAAATTTTTTACATACAAGGAATCTTTCAATTCCGGATATTTATCAATCAATTTCAATGTTTCTGTGGATATAGCCTCTGCCTCATCATAATTGCTTTTGGTATTACAAATAAATGCCAGGTGGGTGTTGATACAGGCTAAAAATGGTACATCCTTACCCATATGTTTAATCACCAGATTTTTTGCTCCCGTAGCCGCAACTTCTGCTTCGTTAAGTTTGCTTTCATTCAAGTATTTTACAGAAAGAGTGAATAAGCCATCAGCCTGAAACAGGATGGTAGCTGAATCCATTTCCTGGGCTCTAAGTCCAAATAAAATAATAAAATACAAAGGAACCATGTACTTTATAGGGCTCATAATAAATATTAAATTGCAATTAAAAATAAAATAATGCTCAGCGCGCATGCAGAAATAATTATATAATTGAATCAAACAATATATTTAGTGCTCTCCAATTGCATAACTGAGCTTTGATTTGATTCCAAAGATATAAGTGTTTATACATTCCAAAAATTATAATTAACATTGAAGTCTCAAAATAATCGACTACTGTAAAAATCTGATTAATTTCAGTCGTTTAAGGTCTCCAGACCGAGATCAACACGCATCAAAACTGGATAACATAAATTAATTTGACAAATTATTTATTGCCTATTTCATTTCTTATTTGCAATAAATAATTATTGAATTCTATCCAATTGCTTTTTCTTCTCAACATTTTAAATTCAATGTCTTTTTCCACAATCGCAACATCAAATCCATTGATAAAGTATTTACCAATCTTATCTCGAGATAATTCGTGATCTCCCGATAACCAATCCAGATAGGCCAAATAGATACACGAAACTTTATCCTTTGGTTTATCCCTATAGACTTTTGAGAAATAATCATATGCAGACGGAATGTTGTTTCTACAAAATTCATTTTGGGCTTTTCTCCTGAGAGATGTGTACTTGAACTTTCCTGCCTGATCCATCAATAAAGTAATGCTGTCAACCAGATTATATTTTTCCGTTAGAAGGTAATTTTTGCAAAGATCATTCCACAGACCTATGGTATCGCCGGTAATTTTAAATTCACTAATACTGAGCAGCTCCGCTTCATTGAATTTCCCCATATACATATAATTCCAATTCATGGCGATCTTCCATTGTGGGTTATTGGGTTCTAGTAAAATGGCTTTTTTCATAAATGAATCGGATCTTTCATTCTCATAGATGATCATGTTAACCATTGCCAGATTATAATAAAAAATGGGCCTGGTGTTATCTAATTCGATTGCTTTTAAGAATGCTGCTTCTGCTTCCTTTTCTTTACCTCTAAGATTGTAATAAATATTTCCAAGCGTTCCATACCAGCAGGCATACGTTTCTCCTCCCCTTTTCAAATATAGATTCATTTGTTCGGCAGCCTCAAGGTATTTTCCTTCCTCAATTAAAAGCCAGGCATTGAAATGGGAAATATGAGGATGGAGTGAATCTATTGCTGCAGCTTGCTTCATCCAGCTTTCACCCAAATTTTTCAAATCAGGATTGGTGATGAGTTCTCCTACAACACCCGTATAAGGTAAAATCCATTCGGGTGCCAGTTGATGACAGATATTCTGGTAATAATTTGCTGAATCAACCATCTGCCTGTAAACAAATATTCTTTGCATGAAATAATATACCACCGGATTTTCGGGTTCAAGCTCCCTTGCCAAACTTAAAAAATACAAAGCACTATCCAGGGAGACTGCGTTATCTTTTTCAAAAGAAAAAGCAATTCCCTGACACAACAGTTCTCTTGCTAATAGTAAACGGTACATATAATGGCTGCTACCCAGTAATTCCTTAGCTCGCTTCAAATAAGCTGCATTGGGCAGGAATGACTTGAATCCCTGGCATTCAATTATTTTCACATCCGCTTTGAGCAGATGATTCACATATTGTTGAACTTCATCCTGCAATGCAGCAGCATAATTTCTTTTTATAGTAAGGTGCAATTTTGAAATTTGAGAGTTTGCAGTCAATAATCCATAATAATATTCGGCACAGTCAGCATCCGGCTGAAAGAATTTTTTTTCTTTGATTCGCAAATTAAATTTTTGATAAAATTCCTGCGTATTTGAATCTGCCTGGCTGATTATATCTGAATCGAGGCCTCTCATATCGACTGCAGACAAATAAGGTAACTGCTGCTTATTTGCTTTAAATAAAGAATCAGCTTTTTCATAACTCGTTTTACAAATTTTTTCACTTTTGTTACCGACAATCACCTGGATTCTGGCTCAGTGGCGATGCCTCTACAGGTATCCGATCATCCAGGTAACGACCAATTTCATTAAGGGTAAGCCAATTGTCGGCATTATGGTCTGCCAGTCCGTACATAGCATTTATCAAATGATAAGAAAACACGCCTCTTCCACCTCCCCATTGTTCTCCTTCTATTGAAAATTCATTTGGCTGGCAAGATAAAATTTTAACTTCATTTGAAAATTGTCGGGCGAGGTTAGCATTTGTCGTTTGTGAACCATCTACGGCATGTCCGGCTAATTTTCCTGACCGGCAGGCATCCGCAATGATTAATACCTTTGATTTGTTTTTTGTAGATAGAGTCGTAATGACTTCTTGCAGCATGTGTACCTGAAATGCTCCGCCAGCCATATAGACTCTGGATGGGGAATCCCAACATAGTAAAAATCCGGGTTGTGTCAAACTTTTTTCTCTACATCTCCATGCCCGGAAAAATAAATAATAGCCTGGTCTCCTTCTTTACATACCTCCCATAACCAATCCAATGCATTGGCAAATTGGGCCATGGTTGCATTTTCATTGATCAATACTTTTAAATGATCATTATCCAGATTACCACCTGCATCACTCCTCAAATAATTAGCAAAAGCCTCTGCGTCTTTATCAGCAAAACGCAAATCAGGAATGCCGGGGTCCTGGTAGTCGGAGATGCCGATGACGACAGCGTAGGCCTCACCCCGGCCCCCGCCACTCTGTGGAGAGGGGGTTTTGATTTGGGCCCCTTTGGTTTGGGCTAACAAGCCAGAGCTTAAAATGGAACAATAAGAAATGATCAGATAAATTTTGCGGATGCTATTTCTCAAGCTGATCATCGCTTTTCAACTTTTCAGAATGACATTAAACAGTCTAGTGCTTTACTATTTTTCTGACCAGATGCAAATGCTCACCTTTCAATTCAACCAAATAAATTCCTGCCTGAAATGAAGATGCATCTATATTCAAATTAAATAATTCATGAGCATTCAACAATCCGGAATCGAATAATTGAATACCCATGGCATTGTAGATGGAACAACTCACCGGTCCTGAAAATCCTTTTAACGTAAGTTGAGCATTTTCATATACGGGATTGGGGCTGACCAATAGCTCTTGCAATCCTTCCGTTTGTCCTGTGCCAACAATCTGCGCAATATTTAAAGACACCCTGGCTTCAGAACAATCACCATCCACATCGCAAAGTTTATAAGTGAATTCATCTGTTCCATAATAATTTGGATCAGGAGAATAGGTATAATGGCCATCTCCATTAAAAGTTACGGTACCGTGTTGCGCAAGTCCACGATTCAATTCAAGCAACCATTCATTTCCTCCATCACCACTCATCAAGTCATTGCCACTCACGTCGCCAAAATAAATTTGCGCCTGTTGCAATGAAACTACATCGTCATAGCTCACAGGCAAATCATTTATAGGATTTATTTGGATATAAACCCTTGCTGATACACAGTCGTTATTTATATCGCACAGGGTATAAGTGAATAAATCGGCTCCATAATAGTTTTCCTTTGGAGTATACTGTATGCTTCCTTGAAGATCCATAGTAACTGTTCCATGTGCTGCACCTCCGTTCAACCCATTCAAATTCCATCGATTCCCTCCATCACCACTTGGATTGTCGTTTGTGCTTACTGCACTTAGTAATGACTCATCTTCATTAAACGTAAATACATCATCCTCACTTATTGGAAGATCATTCACCGAATGCACCTGGAGTGAAACTACCGCTTCAACACAATCATTATTCCGATCGCAAAGGATGTATACAAATTCATCAGGGCCATAATAATTGGCCTGAGGTAAATATCGGAAGTATCCCGATTCATGACTGATTACTTGACCATGGGAAGCGCCTCCATTAACGCCTTTAAGTTGAAGACGATTATTTCCATCAGCACTGAGTGAATCATTATCCAATAAATTACCAAATTTCAGAGTCTTCATTCAATTCAAATTGATCGTCGAATGCAATGGGCAAGGCCGATGAGGCCAAAATGTTTATAGTCACTGTGGCCATCGAACAATCACAAAAGTTATCGCAAAGTTTATAAAC includes:
- a CDS encoding tetratricopeptide repeat protein, translated to MSPIKYMVPLYFIILFGLRAQEMDSATILFQADGLFTLSVKYLNESKLNEAEVAATGAKNLVIKHMGKDVPFLACINTHLAFICNTKSNYDEAEAISTETLKLIDKYPELKDSLYVKNLSNIANSNYYKGDYQIAIASYSSSAELA
- a CDS encoding tandem-95 repeat protein; translated protein: MKTLKFGNLLDNDSLSADGNNRLQLKGVNGGASHGQVISHESGYFRYLPQANYYGPDEFVYILCDRNNDCVEAVVSLQVHSVNDLPISEDDVFTFNEDESLLSAVSTNDNPSGDGGNRWNLNGLNGGAAHGTVTMDLQGSIQYTPKENYYGADLFTYTLCDINNDCVSARVYIQINPINDLPVSYDDVVSLQQAQIYFGDVSGNDLMSGDGGNEWLLELNRGLAQHGTVTFNGDGHYTYSPDPNYYGTDEFTYKLCDVDGDCSEARVSLNIAQIVGTGQTEGLQELLVSPNPVYENAQLTLKGFSGPVSCSIYNAMGIQLFDSGLLNAHELFNLNIDASSFQAGIYLVELKGEHLHLVRKIVKH
- a CDS encoding caspase family protein, with translation MISLRNSIRKIYLIISYCSILSSGLLAQTKGAQIKTPSPQSGGGRGEAYAVVIGISDYQDPGIPDLRFADKDAEAFANYLRSDAGGNLDNDHLKVLINENATMAQFANALDWLWEVCKEGDQAIIYFSGHGDVEKKV